The following proteins are co-located in the Fusarium verticillioides 7600 chromosome 7, whole genome shotgun sequence genome:
- a CDS encoding potassium/sodium efflux P-type ATPase, fungal-type yields the protein MGETESKSANGALHATSTSDSSTVATGQDDQPPIAEPPDLLAIEKPILPHTLSAHRVARDLKSDVDDGLSSEEAAARLARDGPNSIKGAKGISLYEIFIQQIANALTVVLIAVTALSFAISDYIEGGVVAAVIVLNIVVGLIQDYRAEQTIQSLYALSTPKCKVIRDGHSETVKAETLVKGDIVSLATGDVVPADLRLIQGINVSTDEALLTGESIAISKKPDVVFTDPDMPMGDRVNLAYSGSSVTRGRATGIVIATGMETEVGQIAELLRKTKNDDTERTPVGRAVWKFYQFCRRILGLEGTPLQVTLSKFALLLFAFAIVLVIIVFSASLWKITDEVLLYGICVGVAVIPESLLAVLTVTMAVATKAMVRGNVIVRQMPSLEAVGGVTNICSDKTGTLTQGRMITRKVWLRGDLAGTVEGTANPYDPYSGTVKWSADLAGSCLNTFLKVLTLCNNATVSDGKKEPETDSSSIITSEDAEWKAIGEPTEIALKVFAMRFGRSVSGGDTLVAEHPFDSSCKLMSVVYGNEIEQTRHVYTKGAVEVLLTKLTETEEFKKEILAKAEELAGQGLRVLCIATKPMNGDAQDCHDRAKVESELQFVGLAGLYDPPRPETAGAVEQCRAAGVTVHMVTGDHIKTATAIAYEVGILNMNTPLKSNTVMAAADFGALSDAEIDCLDELPVVLARCSPLTKVRMIEALHRRKAFCIMTGDGVNDSPALKQADVGIAMGDRGSDVAKEAADMVLTDDNFASIVTGIQEGRRLADNIQKFLLHLLTSNLAQVILLLIGLAFKDVNGNAVFPLSPLEILWANLVTSSPLALGLGLEEASPDILRRPPRSLRSGVFTLDLVRDQLFYGLASGSLCLCAFMLVNYASSGQGYYLMAEGCNESGHDECDLVYRARATTFSTLAFLLLVTAWEVKHFHRSLFNMDERATGPFSVFKTIYHNKFLFWSVVAGFVMIFPIVYIPYLNTEVFKHKGLSWEWGVVAGCVVVYIALIEMWKACKRRLRLGLDSHPVTQGQAQV from the exons ATGGGAGAAACCGAATCCAAATCCGCGAATGGTGCCCTTCACGCCACTTCCACGTCGGACTCGTCGACCGTCGCAACCGGTCAGGACGACCAACCCCCTATAGCGGAACCCCCAGACCTACTAGCGATAGAGAAGCCGATTCTTCCCCATACGCTCTCCGCTCATCGCGTCGCCAGAGACCTCAAGTCCGACGTCGACGATGGTTTGAGTAGCGAAGAGGCTGCTGCCCGCCTTGCGCGGGACGGCCCTAATTCTATCAAAGGCGCCAAGGGCATCTCCCTGTACGAGATCTTCATACAGCAGATTGCCAATGCCCTGActgtcgtcctcatcgccgtgACCGCTCTGTCCTTTGCTATCTCGGACTATATTGAGGGTGGTGTCGTCGCCGCCGTCATTGTCCTCAACATCGTTGTCGG ATTGATCCAGGACTACCGCGCTGAGCAGACCATCCAGTCGCTCTATGCACTGTCCACCCCTAAATGCAAGGTCATCCGAGATGGTCACAGTGAAACTGTCAAGGCCGAAACCCTCGTCAAGGGAGACATCGTCTCTCTCGCAACTGGCGATGTTGTTCCTGCCGATCTGCGCCTGATTCAAGGTATCAACGTTTCTACCGATGAGGCACTTCTCACTGGTGAATCTATCGCCATCAGCAAGAAGCCTGATGTCGTCTTCACCGATCCCGATATGCCCATGGGTGATCGTGTGAACCTGGCCTATTCCGGAAGCTCTGTCACTAGAGGTCGAGCCACCGGTATTGTTATTGCTACTGGTATGGAAACAGAGGTCGGCCAGATCGCCGAACTCCTGCGCAAGACTAAGAACGACGACACCGAAAGGACCCCCGTCGGTCGCGCAGTTTGGAAGTTCTACCAGTTCTGTCGCAGAattcttggcctcgagggAACCCCTCTACAGGTCACCCTCAGCAAGTTCGCCCTGTTgctcttcgccttcgccATTGTCctggtcatcatcgtcttttcCGCCAGTCTGTGGAAAATCACCGATGAAGTCCTTCTGTACGGTATCTGCGTCGGCGTGGCTGTTATCCCCGAGTCTCTCCTCGCAGTTTTGACAGTTACAATGGCCGTTGCCACCAAGGCAATGGTTCGGGGCAATGTCATTGTTCGTCAGATGCCTTCTCTTGAGGCCGTTGGCGGTGTTACCAACATCTGCTCGGACAAGACTGGTACCCTAACTCAAGGACGAATGATTACCCGAAAGGTTTGGCTCCGTGGAGATCTCGCCGGAACTGTTGAGGGCACCGCCAACCCCTACGACCCTTACAGTGGAACTGTCAAGTGGTCTGCTGACTTGGCCGGAAGCTGCTTGAACACTTTCCTCAAGGTCCTTACTCTTTGCAACAACGCCACAGTCAGCGACGGCAAGAAAGAGCCCGAGACGGACTCtagcagcatcatcacttcCGAAGATGCTGAGTGGAAAGCCATTGGCGAGCCTACTGAGATTGCTCTCAAGGTCTTCGCTATGAGATTCGGCCGTAGCGTTTCCGGGGGTGACACCCTGGTTGCCGAACATCCTTTCGATTCCTCCTGCAAGCTCATGAGCGTTGTTTACGGTAATGAGATTGAACAGACTCGACACGTCTATACCAAGGGCGCTGTTGAGGtccttctcaccaagcttaCTGAGACTGAAGAGTTTAAGAAGGAAATCCTTGCTAAAGCTGAAGAACTCGCCGGCCAAGGTTTGCGAGTGCTCTGTATCGCAACAAAGCCTATGAATGGCGACGCTCAAGATTGTCATGATCgtgccaaggttgagagtgaGCTTCAGTTTGTCGGTCTGGCTGGTCTCTACGACCCTCCTCGCCCTGAGACTGCTGGCGCTGTTGAACAATGCCGCGCCGCCGGTGTTACTGTTCACATGGTTACTGGCGACCACATCAAGACCGCCACAGCCATTGCTTACGAAGTCGGTATTCTTAACATGAACACCCCCCTCAAGTCCAACACCGTCATGGCAGCTGCCGACTTTGGTGCCCTCAgcgatgctgagattgacTGCTTGGACGAACTTCCTGTGGTTCTCGCTCGCTGTAGCCCTCTGACCAAGGTTCGCATGATCGAAGCCCTCCATCGCCGAAAGGCATTctgcatcatgactggtGACGGTGTCAACGACTCGCCTGCTCTTAAACAAGCTGATGTCGGTATTGCCATGGGAGACCGTGGTAGCGACGTCGCCAAAGAGGCGGCTGACATGGTTCTCACTGATGACAACTTTGCCTCGATCGTCACTGGTATCCAGGAAGGTCGACGACTTGCTGACAATATTCAGAAG ttccttcttcatcttctgacaTCCAATTTGGCTCAAGTCATTCTCCTTCTTATTGGTCTTGCCTTCAAGGATGTGAATGGTAACGCCGTCTTCCCCTTGTCCCCCTTGGAAATTCTTTGGGCCAACTTGGTTACCTCATCGCCTTTAGCTctgggtcttggtctcgagGAAGCCTCTCCTGATATCCTCCGGCGGCCTCCCCGCAGCTTGCGCAGTGGAGTATTTACCCTTGACCTCGTTCGCGATCAGCTTTTCTATGGACTCGCCTCAGGTTCACTCTGTCTGTGTGCTTTCATGCTTGTCAACTATGCTTCATCTGGCCAGGGTTACTACCTCATGGCAGAAGGCTGCAATGAGAGTGGACACGATGAGTGTGATCTTGTTTATCGCGCTCGTGCCACGACCTTCTCCACCTTGGCTTTCCTGTTGCTTGTCACAGCTTGGGAGGTGAAGCACTTTCACCGCAgtctcttcaacatggaCGAGCGCGCCACTGGCCCATTCTCTGTATTCAAGACCATCTACCACAACAAGTTCCTCTTCTGGTCCGTTGTTGCCGGTTTTGTCATGATCTTCCCTATCGTGTATATTCCCTACCTCAACACTGAGGTGTTCAAGCACAAGGGTCTTTCATGGGAGTGGGGTGTCGTCGCTGGCTGTGTTGTTGTATATATCGCCCTCATTGAGATGTGGAAGGCTTGCAAGAGACGGCTCAGGCTGGGTCTAGACTCGCACCCCGTCACCCAGGGCCAGGCTCAAGTCTAG
- a CDS encoding potassium/sodium efflux P-type ATPase, fungal-type produces the protein MPMGDRVNLAYSGSSVTRGRATGIVIATGMETEVGQIAELLRKTKNDDTERTPVGRAVWKFYQFCRRILGLEGTPLQVTLSKFALLLFAFAIVLVIIVFSASLWKITDEVLLYGICVGVAVIPESLLAVLTVTMAVATKAMVRGNVIVRQMPSLEAVGGVTNICSDKTGTLTQGRMITRKVWLRGDLAGTVEGTANPYDPYSGTVKWSADLAGSCLNTFLKVLTLCNNATVSDGKKEPETDSSSIITSEDAEWKAIGEPTEIALKVFAMRFGRSVSGGDTLVAEHPFDSSCKLMSVVYGNEIEQTRHVYTKGAVEVLLTKLTETEEFKKEILAKAEELAGQGLRVLCIATKPMNGDAQDCHDRAKVESELQFVGLAGLYDPPRPETAGAVEQCRAAGVTVHMVTGDHIKTATAIAYEVGILNMNTPLKSNTVMAAADFGALSDAEIDCLDELPVVLARCSPLTKVRMIEALHRRKAFCIMTGDGVNDSPALKQADVGIAMGDRGSDVAKEAADMVLTDDNFASIVTGIQEGRRLADNIQKFLLHLLTSNLAQVILLLIGLAFKDVNGNAVFPLSPLEILWANLVTSSPLALGLGLEEASPDILRRPPRSLRSGVFTLDLVRDQLFYGLASGSLCLCAFMLVNYASSGQGYYLMAEGCNESGHDECDLVYRARATTFSTLAFLLLVTAWEVKHFHRSLFNMDERATGPFSVFKTIYHNKFLFWSVVAGFVMIFPIVYIPYLNTEVFKHKGLSWEWGVVAGCVVVYIALIEMWKACKRRLRLGLDSHPVTQGQAQV, from the exons ATGCCCATGGGTGATCGTGTGAACCTGGCCTATTCCGGAAGCTCTGTCACTAGAGGTCGAGCCACCGGTATTGTTATTGCTACTGGTATGGAAACAGAGGTCGGCCAGATCGCCGAACTCCTGCGCAAGACTAAGAACGACGACACCGAAAGGACCCCCGTCGGTCGCGCAGTTTGGAAGTTCTACCAGTTCTGTCGCAGAattcttggcctcgagggAACCCCTCTACAGGTCACCCTCAGCAAGTTCGCCCTGTTgctcttcgccttcgccATTGTCctggtcatcatcgtcttttcCGCCAGTCTGTGGAAAATCACCGATGAAGTCCTTCTGTACGGTATCTGCGTCGGCGTGGCTGTTATCCCCGAGTCTCTCCTCGCAGTTTTGACAGTTACAATGGCCGTTGCCACCAAGGCAATGGTTCGGGGCAATGTCATTGTTCGTCAGATGCCTTCTCTTGAGGCCGTTGGCGGTGTTACCAACATCTGCTCGGACAAGACTGGTACCCTAACTCAAGGACGAATGATTACCCGAAAGGTTTGGCTCCGTGGAGATCTCGCCGGAACTGTTGAGGGCACCGCCAACCCCTACGACCCTTACAGTGGAACTGTCAAGTGGTCTGCTGACTTGGCCGGAAGCTGCTTGAACACTTTCCTCAAGGTCCTTACTCTTTGCAACAACGCCACAGTCAGCGACGGCAAGAAAGAGCCCGAGACGGACTCtagcagcatcatcacttcCGAAGATGCTGAGTGGAAAGCCATTGGCGAGCCTACTGAGATTGCTCTCAAGGTCTTCGCTATGAGATTCGGCCGTAGCGTTTCCGGGGGTGACACCCTGGTTGCCGAACATCCTTTCGATTCCTCCTGCAAGCTCATGAGCGTTGTTTACGGTAATGAGATTGAACAGACTCGACACGTCTATACCAAGGGCGCTGTTGAGGtccttctcaccaagcttaCTGAGACTGAAGAGTTTAAGAAGGAAATCCTTGCTAAAGCTGAAGAACTCGCCGGCCAAGGTTTGCGAGTGCTCTGTATCGCAACAAAGCCTATGAATGGCGACGCTCAAGATTGTCATGATCgtgccaaggttgagagtgaGCTTCAGTTTGTCGGTCTGGCTGGTCTCTACGACCCTCCTCGCCCTGAGACTGCTGGCGCTGTTGAACAATGCCGCGCCGCCGGTGTTACTGTTCACATGGTTACTGGCGACCACATCAAGACCGCCACAGCCATTGCTTACGAAGTCGGTATTCTTAACATGAACACCCCCCTCAAGTCCAACACCGTCATGGCAGCTGCCGACTTTGGTGCCCTCAgcgatgctgagattgacTGCTTGGACGAACTTCCTGTGGTTCTCGCTCGCTGTAGCCCTCTGACCAAGGTTCGCATGATCGAAGCCCTCCATCGCCGAAAGGCATTctgcatcatgactggtGACGGTGTCAACGACTCGCCTGCTCTTAAACAAGCTGATGTCGGTATTGCCATGGGAGACCGTGGTAGCGACGTCGCCAAAGAGGCGGCTGACATGGTTCTCACTGATGACAACTTTGCCTCGATCGTCACTGGTATCCAGGAAGGTCGACGACTTGCTGACAATATTCAGAAG ttccttcttcatcttctgacaTCCAATTTGGCTCAAGTCATTCTCCTTCTTATTGGTCTTGCCTTCAAGGATGTGAATGGTAACGCCGTCTTCCCCTTGTCCCCCTTGGAAATTCTTTGGGCCAACTTGGTTACCTCATCGCCTTTAGCTctgggtcttggtctcgagGAAGCCTCTCCTGATATCCTCCGGCGGCCTCCCCGCAGCTTGCGCAGTGGAGTATTTACCCTTGACCTCGTTCGCGATCAGCTTTTCTATGGACTCGCCTCAGGTTCACTCTGTCTGTGTGCTTTCATGCTTGTCAACTATGCTTCATCTGGCCAGGGTTACTACCTCATGGCAGAAGGCTGCAATGAGAGTGGACACGATGAGTGTGATCTTGTTTATCGCGCTCGTGCCACGACCTTCTCCACCTTGGCTTTCCTGTTGCTTGTCACAGCTTGGGAGGTGAAGCACTTTCACCGCAgtctcttcaacatggaCGAGCGCGCCACTGGCCCATTCTCTGTATTCAAGACCATCTACCACAACAAGTTCCTCTTCTGGTCCGTTGTTGCCGGTTTTGTCATGATCTTCCCTATCGTGTATATTCCCTACCTCAACACTGAGGTGTTCAAGCACAAGGGTCTTTCATGGGAGTGGGGTGTCGTCGCTGGCTGTGTTGTTGTATATATCGCCCTCATTGAGATGTGGAAGGCTTGCAAGAGACGGCTCAGGCTGGGTCTAGACTCGCACCCCGTCACCCAGGGCCAGGCTCAAGTCTAG